The Sporosarcina sp. Te-1 DNA window GCCTCAATTTCCCTTCCGTCCAAACGATGGAGCCGAAACTTCGCTATCAGGCAATCAAAACCGGTGATATTAACCTGATGGATGCCTATTCGACGGACAGTGAACTGCAGCAATATAAAATGACCGTGCTGGAAGACGATAAAGAGTTATTCCCGCCATATCAAGGCGCTCCCCTCCTGCGGAAGGAAACTCTTGATAAGTATCCGGAACTGCAAGCCGTGCTCAACCGACTCGCCGGAAAAGTGACCGATGATGAAATGAGGAGCATGAACTATCGAGTGAATGCTGAAGGGGAAAGACCGGAAGATGTCGCACGCGATTTTCTAGAGAATGCCGGATTATTAAAATGAATGCGGCCGAGAACATGAATCGAGCAATGGTTCATAGTTCTCGGCCTTTCGTTACACGTAGAGCGGTCAAGCCTAGGACGGAAGTTCAATCGGCACAACAAGAAGCCCCAGTTCCTCCACTTTGTATTTTTCAATCGCCTCTTGGAGGGAAGTCACGTACGTCACGATGAAGGTACCGGACAAAACTGTACCATGGTCATCCCACAATTCAATATGGCTGTCTTGAATCACATGGGAGTCCGTTTTATCTTCGTACACATAGACAGCCGTAGGGGTGAAGTGGAGGATAACCGGATATGTATCGTCGGAATCCTCCACCATGTCGGTTTGTTGGCTGCTATATGGGTTTTTACTTTTATTGAAGAACACGGCATTCACTCCTTCTGATAGGGTACTCCTCAATACGGTTGAATTGAACATTGGATTCATCAAACCGAAAAAAAGAAAAAGGCGGGTCTATATGGACCCACCATTGTAGAGACGTAATTTGACATATCGTCAGATGAACTTCACCTTATCTTCGATAGGAAGCCGGGTAGTTTGATAGGATGGGGCGTTTTCCTTGCCAAATGCAATGAGAACGATCGGGAAATACCGGTCGGCTAGTTGGAAGCGCTCTGAGAATTTCGCTTTGTCGAAGCCGCCCATTGTTCCTGTGCCATACCCGCGGTCTTGGGCGATCAGCATGAGCTGCATCGCAGCTAGTCCTGCATCGAATGTTGCCATGTTCTTGCGGGCTTCTTCCGGCGCGTTGGGATATGTCCTGTTAGCATTTCCGATGAGCACTTCCTTAGTGGCATCATCAATAAAGCCCGCTTTATACATACTGTCATAGACTGGCTCGATATTTTTATAAAACTCTTTGTCGCCTAATACCGCAATCACAGCGGAAGCAGTTTCGATCTGTTCCTGATTATAAGCGATTGTCCGCAAGTCCTTTCTTTCTTCTGGATCGAGAAAGACAAGAAATTCCCAAGGCTGCAAATTGCTTGTGGACGGCGCTTTCGTTGCTTCTTCCAGTATCTGAAGAATCTCTTCTTTTTCTATTTTGCTGCTCGGATCGTATTTACGAACGGAACGGCGTTCCCGAATCAATTTGGATAGATTTTCTGACATGTTGAATTCCTCCTGTTTCGAACTAATCTTTAGTAAGTACGTTTACAGCATACTTTTAGTAAGTTCAAAGCGTCAAGCGTTTTGCAATATGGTATGATGATAGAAAGTAGAAAAAAGAGGTTGATTGCATGGAAAGGAAACATAACGAAATAGACATCTGCACGGAATCAACTTGCCAGATATATCGGAGTGCCATCGAATTCATTGGAAAACGGTGGACGGGGGTCATTATCTTCAATTTGTTCGACGGTCCAAAACGGTATCATGAACTTCTCAATGCGATTGATGGAATTTCAGACAGATTGCTGACAGAGCGCCTGAAAGATTTAGAGGAAGAAGGGTTGCTTGTAAAACGCATCATTGCCGAAGCGCCGAAAAAAGTCGAGTACGAACTGACACCGCCTGGTCATGAATTCAGAGAAGTGTTCAAAGCGATTTTAGGGTGGGCCGAGAAGAAGGATGCGTATGTGAAGAGTAAGGGATAAAACAGTAATTGAATTGATTAGTTGGCAAACACAGGATACAGGGAACCAATCCTGTTTTTCTTCATGCCAATCATCAGTAAAATCTGAATGTTGGTTATCTCACGCTGTTACATGAATTGTTTTTATAACGAAAATAAGCCCGATTTCTCAGCATTCCTGAGAAAACGGACTTTTTGCCTTTTAAAATTGTATGTACTGCTCTTTATTTATCCATATTATTAAATCGGAAAATAAGTTTGTAACCATCAAACGTTTCATCACGTTCCTCAACGTAATTCCCCTTCGTATAATTAGAAATCGTTTTCCTCCAAAACTTTTGTCCCACAATGTTTTTCTCTGAAGGATTCGTAAACAACTCCCAATTGCCCTTAAATCGTTCAAACACTTGATTCGCTGCATATTCAGCGATGTTATTGCCTCTTAATGGTTGGAGTAAAAAGAATTCATTTATAAAATAATCAATTCCTTTATTGCAATGTGGCGGGGTCGCTAACAGGATAAAACCTGCTGGTGTTCCATCTGCAACAATTAAAAAAGGGAATAATATATCTGGCTTTTCCCACCAAATATTTTGTACCTCATATTGATCTTGTAATGTTCGGTAATCATCACTATCTTCGTATATGCCATGTTGATTTGGCAGATTCCCATGATGTCCGGAGAGGTCATATAGATATAAAGGATATAAATTTTTAATAATGTACGCCTCATCTTTATCAGTTAGCTTTACCTCGATTTTCATTCGGGACTCCTCTCATTCACTTTTATTAATATTTACTCTATCTTCCAAATGGATACGCTAAAAAGCTTTCATTTGAACTTGTTTTTTATTTCTACGTAATCACATCGGATTGAATAGCCAATTCTACGTCATTGTCACACATCTCATTAACTTCCAATAATCCATGCTTGTATACAAATTGTAATAAAAGCAGACGGCTAAATATATATAACAAACGACTATAAAAATTTCTTTACACAAAACAGCCACACCAGAATCAAATCCAGTGTGGCAGATAAATCTATTTTTTTGAGTAAACGATTTTTTTAATACTATCATGAGAAAGAAAGAATCGATCCGATAATTGTTCTATCGTGCTCCCATCGGAAAATTGCTGTTGGATTTCATGGTTTCGAATCTTGAAGTAATTTTTACTCCCCGAATTTGCACCCCATCCCTTTCGTGAACCGTTAGAGACAGGAACATAAATGATTTCCCCATTTATATATTTCTGTACTTCCTTCAGCAATTCTTCTGGCAAGATGCTTTCTGCATTTACATATTTCACGTTAGCTTCGCTCCTTAAAATATAGTAATTTTTAAGGCAGCAAAGTCTTTACTATAAACAAAGATTACTATAAAGGCGGTACCCTAATTAACGCTCTATACAAACAACCGCCGTTGTTTATAGTGCAAACTTTGCATAGAGCGAATCGTTAACTTTCTCCTAATGCTTATCATATTCTATCCCCTTCCCTTTTACCTAATTTCGCTATGGCAGAGTTGATCTCCTGCTGTTCTGCCAAACTCATTCTGCTTTAAGGTGCAAAACCTTTATTAGAACCAAAATAATTCAGGAAAAAGAATATGTGTTTGAAAAGGAAAAAAACGAGGTACCAATAATAAAAGTGGAACGAAAAGATGGAGAACCGACAGCTGCTTTTAAAGGAGCCTCCATCGCGGCGTTGCTAATCGGTGTATCCTCTTATCTAATCGGCTTATTCAATGCAGGGATGGAATTGAATGAAAAAGGTTATTACTTTGCTGTCCTAATTTTCGGTCTCTACGCTTCCGTTTCCTTTCAAAAAGCGGTCAGGGATAAAGAAGAAGGCGTCCCGGTGACAAATATATATTATGGCATTAGCTGGTTTGCACTGATTGTTTCGATTGCCTTAATGGCCATAGGTCTGTATAACGCAGGCAGCATCGTCTTAAGCGAAAAAGGGTTTTATGCCATGGCGTTTGTGTTAAGTATCTTTGCGGCGATAACCGTACAGAAAAATGTCAGAGATACACAGAAAGCTAGAGAAGCGAACTAATTTCCGATTCAAGTTATCATGTAATCATTGTACTTTCTCAACGAATTTTTAAAACTTTTAAAGTTTTCGCTTGCATTTACTTCGGAAAAGAGGTAAAGTCGTAGTAATTTAACATTCACTTATTTCGTAAGTTTTTGAAGTAAGGATAGAGGCGCAAAGACCATCAGTACACAATTCGAGGATAATGAGATCCGACGAAGATTGTGGAAAGGGGAATTTGCCGAAGTGGAGAGAAGCTCATTATCTCGAAGCTGGTTCTGGGTTGAACAAACACAGAATTGTCATATAGGAAACTATATGGAGGGCTATCTTATGCAAAGAAATAATTTATTATTTCAACGCAGCAACGAGCCCTCGTTGTTGCTTTTTTGCGTTCAATTAACTTGGATTGGCAATTCATGCAGATCCAAGTTAAGCCTTTGGCGGATGTCTCAGATTTTTGATGGATGCTTTCCAGCAGCTCAACGAAGTCGGGACACCATCACTCCGAGGCGTGATTGATCACTTGCCCTTCTCCCTCTATTTTTTAAAAAATAAATGATAGGATGTGGAGAACAATGAATTTCGGACGAATTGTAACAGCTATGGTGACTCCTTTTGATGAACAAGGTGAAATTGATTTTCCGGCAACCCAAAATCTCATTAATTATTTGATTTCCAACGGTACAGATGCATTGGTGGTTTCTGGCACAACAGGAGAATCCCCGACTTTGACGAACAAGGAAAAAGCCAAGTTATTCAAGTTTACCGTAAGCGTTGTAAATGGCAGAGTGCCTGTTATTGCAGGAACAGGCACCAATAACACGAAAGAGTCCATGGAATTGACTATGCTTGCGGAAAATGCGGGCGTCGACGGCGTTATGCTTGTGACTCCGTACTATAACAAGCCTTGCCAAGAAGGGCTATACCAGCACTTTAAGGCCATCGCAGAGGTCACGACTCTGCCGGTTATGTTGTACAATATTCCGGGACGCAGTGTCGTCAATATGTCGGTTGAAACCGTTATCCGCCTCTCCAAGATTCGCAATATCGTGGCGATCAAAGAGGCGAGCGGTAATTTGGACACCATGGCAGAAATCATTGATCGCACGCCAAAGAGCTTTGCATTATATAGCGGTGATGACGGACTGACACTTCCTGTCTTGGCTATCGGCGGGGCTGGCGTCGTTTCAGTCGCATCCCATATTGTCGGCAATGACATGCAAACGATGATTGCCCACTTCCAAAGAGGAGACATGCAACATGCAGCACGGGAACACCGCCGACTGCTGCCCATCATACGAGCGCTTTTTGCCGCGCCAAATCCATCTGCTGTCAAAGCCGCATTAAACCTAAAAGGCATTCCTGTCGGCGGCGTCCGGTTGCCGATGATTCCGTTGAACAGCGAGCAGTTGCGCAGCTTATACCAATCGTTGACGCTCTATGAGGAATTGGCTTTCTCAAGGAATTAATCGAATTGGACGTTCATCTTTGCTATCGGCTGAATGCCCGGTTCCGTTATAGGGAACCGGGCATTTTCCATTGCATTTCGAAGATAAGGTCAGTTCGCTGGCGAAGTGATTTTCACAAGCACTTCTTCGTTTTTAAAATGCAAGTTTTCATTATCTGCCAACGTATATATATTGCTGCTCTTCCTATTACCGGTCCACGCATCGAATGCCAAACGCCGCTCCTCATCATTATAATGCGGACACAGACTCCCCTTTACGATCCCAAGCCCCTGGAATTCTTCATATTCTTCTTCCTTTTCACTGAAACAAGTCTCAAACCAGCACATGGCCCCAGCACTTATGCCAGCGAGAATGACACCATTCTGATATGCATTTATCAACACATCATCAAAACCGGTTCGGCGCCAAATATCAAGCATATATTGTGTGTTGCCGCCACCCACATACACAATATCCAACTCATTCACTGTTGCTTGAATAGTCGGTGAGTCGAGGTCTTTACTTGTTAAGTGGCTTGGCAGCTCTGCTTTAAAAGCTTTATAGAACTTATCTATATATTCTTGAGCATCGTTGCTTGCTGTTGCAATAAATGCAATTTTGACGGGACCTTGTTTCTGGCCGATTTTTATTAAGTATTCATCGATAAAAGGCGTATCCCCTGAAAATCCACCACCCGAAATCGTTAGTATATGTCTTTCCATTTATACACTTCTCCTGCCATTCTTCATATGATAAATTGATATTGGATTTTACTCGATCTTCAATAGGATCTTCCCTTCATAATTACGACTTTCCATGAAATGATGTGCATGAGTCGCTTCTGGCAATGAAAAAATAGCAGCAATAGGAAGAGCAACCTGGTTTGACGCAAATAACTCAATTACTTTGCCTGCAACAGACGCCAACTGGGCGGGAATATGCTTTCTCGTTGTGCCTAAACTAAACCCTTTGATACTTCTGCAACTACTATGTACATCATTGGTAGTAAAGGCACCAGGCACCCCACTGCTATTGCCAAATTGTACAAGTGTGCCATACAATGCTAGGCATTCTAAACTCTTTGCTGTGACATCCCCAGCCACAGAATCAAAGATAAGATTCGCCCCTTGATGATTCGTATGGCGCAAGACTTCCTCCACAAATAAATCATAGGTGCACACGACATCTGCTCCTAAGCCCTTTACATACATCGCTTTATCTAACTTTCCTACCGTGCAAATGATTTTTTGCGTTCCATATAATTTCGCTAATTGTACAAGCATGGAGCCGACGCCACCAGCGGCACTATGGATAACAATTGTATCTGTTTTTTCAACTTGACCGATTTCATGTAAGAGAATATATGCTAGGAACGATACAGTCGGCATAGCGGCAGCCTGTTCAAATGATAGACTTACCGGAATTTTAAATACTAAGTTTTCATCTGCAATTACATATTCTGCATACGATCCGTATTTAGGGAATGCAATAACACGGTCCCCTTTTGTAAATATTGAATTCGGGTGTGCTTCTTCTATGGTTCCTGCCGCATCTAGTCCTAATACAAAAGGAAATTGACCGTTCCCTTTATTACCTCTACGAGATTTTATATCTGCATAATTTACGCTTGTATATGCAACTTTTAGTAAACATTCCCCTTTAGCGATTTTCGGGCGTTCCATATTTTGAAACAACAGAACGTCCGGACCGCCAAATTCTTTTTGAATAATCGCTTTCATGTGCATCCCCTCCCCCTTCTCAATGTATCATGTGAAACAACTTTCATAAATCTTCAAAATCTTATGCCGCTAGATAAGTTTTTTGAATCATTCTCTTTAGCCAACAAAATGCAATAAAAAAAGAAGAGCCTAAGCTCCTCTTCTTACTCATATTTTCTTCAATTAAAATCCAAACAGCTGCAAAATGATCCAGCTCGATGCATAGAAGACCATAAACTGAACGCCTGCCCCAATACCAAGAATTCGGTTCAGTAATCCCCCTACCATGGCAACCGTAAATGTCAGGACAATCCCTACCAATTGGGCTTCATGATACGCGAGTAAACAAGCAAGCCCAATAAACATAGCCACAATGGCTTCCTGGCTGACAAATTTCAATACAATGACGGATGCTTTACGGGCATAGTTCATTGAAAACGGATAGGCAATCAGCGAAGCCACGGTAATCCCGATCAAACCGTATAGGAAAAAGTCGCCTGTCGTGAGATGTGTATGCAAATTGTTAATTGGATCAACTGTAAAGACGGGTGGCGCATTGAACAATGGGGATGCCGGACCCAAAGCTACTGGACTCAATGGAATTCCGAATGCTATTAACGGAATAATCGCTTCTGCTATGTACGTAGATTCTGTTACACCGTTCATTACGGTCAAGCTTGTTGTTGATTTTTTATAGGCGCCTTTCGTACGGGAACCCACAATTTCCCCCATTAAAGAAGTCATGCCAACCGGACTGAAGACAAATGTCAGGGAGGAGATGAAAGTGGTAACCGAAGTGAAGGCTGTTTGTCTCCCCGTCAAGATTTTAAACGGATTCGGAAAGTATCCTTTCCACGATTTTGTTTCAGGCGCCAAATGGTATTCATTCGGCTTCTCACGCACAATCGCCTTCTTCGCACTTGGAGATGCCGCAATGAAAATGTCAGAGAGCATGGGACCAATCGCGATGCCTAAGAAAAAGGTGATGGATAAATGCTTATCTAAAATCGAGAAACTTAATGTATCCAATCCCTTAATGAAGAAGGCGAATGGAATGATCGCCAGTATACTCGCCCACTTACCTTTAGAAAAGAAGGCAATCAGGAAGGCGGCAATTGTAAAAATCAGCCCCGAAGAGGACTTGAAAAAGTCTGCGAATTGGCCTAAAAATTGACCGAGCAGGACCGCTGTCGGCAAGGCAATAAACGCACCAATGATTCCGCCTGAAATCATTTTTCGCAACGCAATATGCGGCATGCCCATCCGCCTGAGTGTATTCGCGTGGTCAATCAGCGGTACGGCTGTCGTATCTCCGGGTATTCCCATTAAAGCAGTTGGAACCGCATGGGTTAAATGTTTGGATAACACCGCGGCCATGAAGAATGCAAATATGCCTTCTGGAGGTGCACCAAGAAGTATAACTAGAAGTGTTATCGGCACCATGATTGCTGTTTCATCTGTTCCCGAAATCAAACCGATCAGCGAAAAAACAATAGCGCCAACGATGGCAAATAATAGGGCAGTCAAAAAAATACTCATTGGTTGCCCTCCTTCTTAGTACGCGTTAAGTTGTCCAACACGCCAAGCTCATCTAGTTCCTTCTTCGTGATCGGGTCTTCTTCAATTAACCTGAGCTCCTCCTGCAGATCCAATTGCAAGTCTGCAAATACATCTGCCATGCTCGTTGCGGATAGTTCATCTTCCACTAAAATCCGTTTCGGTCGAAACAATAGCGAATTCAACACCAGTACCATGACCGTTCCTGCTATGCCAAGCAATAAAGAATACGAGTCCACCATACGTTCTTCCGCAAAAGAAGGTAATATGGCTTGTCCCAGTTTATAGCCTCCCAAGCTGACACCGACACTCAAAACTATAGATACAATCAATTGTCTTTCGGAAATCGTATCCCCCAATATTTCTACGAACGTGTTCCCCTTAGCTTCCCTCCGTTGGTTCATTACAAATCCTCCCCTTGGATTTCTTGAACGATTTGCAGAATGCGATCATATCTCACATCCTTCTCTTCTACTGCTTGTTGGACAACTCGATCAATGTCCGAATGTGCAGCACCTGCCATCACCGCGAGATTTTTAGCATGCAAACGCATATGCCCTGCCTGTATACCTTCTGAAGACAACGCCCGTAAGCTGGCAGCATTCTCCGCTAGTCCGACAGCGGCAATAATACCTGCGAGTTCATCAGATGTTGTAATCCCTAATATTTTCAGACAAGCCTTTGCGACCGGATGCGTTTTTGTTGCCCCGCCAATAATTCCAACTGCCATTGGCAATTCAATCGTTCCGACTAAATTTCCATCCTCATTCATTTCCCAAGTTGTTAGAGATCGATAGCTGCCTGAACGTGCTGCATAGGCGTGCGCACCTGCTTCAACTGCTCTGGTATCGTTGCCCGTTGCCAGCACAACTGAAGAGATGCCATTCATCACCCCTTTATTATGTGTCGCAGCTCTGTAGGGATCTGCATCCGCAAACTCGAAAGCGCTTACAATGTTCTTGACGATTTCCACTCCACCAAGTGCTTGTGCATCAAACACCCCTCTAGCCCTAGCGAGCCTCTTATCTGCCAGGTTCGAAATAATCCGCAAGACAACCCGTCCGCCCGTGATTTTCTCGATTAAGGGCGAAACGTACTCAGCCATCGTATTGACCGCATTGGCTCCCATTGCATCTTTTGTGTCAACGAGCAAGTGGATGACTACAATGGTCTCTTTTCTTGTGTTGACCAGATGGACCTCAAGATCTTTCACTCCTCCTCCAAGCTGGACAAGTGTAGGATCTTTCTCATTGCATCGATTCATGATTTCCTCTTTATTTTCCAAAATTCTTGATCTGGCGGCGAATGGATCAATACAATCCAAGACTTGTACCTGCCCTCTCATGATGGTCCCGCTTGTAGACGTATGGAAACCACCCAAGTCATATGCTGCTCTTGCTGCATTGCTCGCAGCCGCTATGACGGAAGGCTCTTCTGTTGCCATCGGAATGAACACATCTTTACCATTCACCTTAAAATTGGAGGCCACGCCTAATGGAATGCTAAATTGCCCAATAACATTTTCGACCATGGCATCCGCTGTTTCCATCGGAAATGGCTGCTTTCCGGATAAGAGTGATTTCTCTTCCTCCGTTAATCCCCGACCATGCGTGGCTAATTCTAATCTCTCGTTAATTGATAGTTGATAGAATCCTTTAACCCTTGATCTGTTCACAAACATTCCTCCCTTTATGTAATATAATTCAACAAAGTTGAATCGTATTACACTTTCACTATAAAGGAAAGGAGTTGTTTTGTAAATTAACTATTCAAATTTATCGCATCAGATTCTATTCCTCTTCTATATATATGGTAAGAACCATAGCAGTCTCAATACTGCTTGCTAAAAAGATATGTGGTCTTTTCCCCGAAAAGTAAGCTGAATCTCCCTTATCCAGTTCATATTTAATCCCATCATATAGAAGTGTGATAGAACCCGACAAAACAAAAATGAATTCATCATTAGTATGTATATAAGGTTTGATTGAAACAGCCTCGGGAAGTACGGTTACAATCGTCGGACTGATGACGCTCATTCCCACTTTATTCGCAAGCAATTCATAATCATAGCCAATGCCATTATCCTCTTTCCCTATTTCACGATTCTCTTTTCGCACAATCGTCAGTTCTCCGTGTTCTTCTTGTTCAATGAACCAAGATGTAGGACTATCCAAGGCTTTCGCAATCTTGGACAGGGTAACCAAGGCAGGTGTAGTAAGGCCATTTTCAATTTTAGATATATGGCTCTTAGTAATCCCAGCTAGATCAGCAACTTCTTGTTGCGTCATTTTCTTTTTTAAGCGGATGTTTTTAATCCTCTTGCCAATCTCATTCTTCTCCACTAGCATTTCACCTCAACGTGTTAATTCATTCCTTATACATATTATAAGGAGACTACCTGTTTATCTCCAGTTCCTGACTAATTTTCATGTCCAGCCATCCAATACTTAAACTTCAGCCGCCTTTGTAACGTGCTGTTCACCTTCCGTTCATATTAAGCCTTTATACTAATTCAATCATTATTTCATGGAGGTGCGACAAATGAAAACGAAAACGGCACAGGCAGCCAGTACGTTAGGTTTTGTCATTCTACTGATTGGTGTGTTCATGGCTGCGCTGGATAACGGAATCATCAGTGCAGCATTGACAACGATCAACTCATCGTTCGATGTGTCTGCTACATCCGGAGCCTGGGGCATCACACTTTACACGCTCGGTCTTGCCGTAGCGACTCCAATTGTCGGAAAGCTGGCAGACCGATATGGCCGAAAGAAGTTGTTCCTTATTGAAGTTATCATCTTCACGGTCGGTTCATTGGGCGTGGCGCTGAGTCCGAATTTCTCTTTATTCTTGGCGGCGCGTTTATTCCAGGCGTTTGGCGGTGGCGGGATTTTTATTATCGCCAGCTCCCATGTACTGAGTACATTTGCAAAAGAGAAGCAAGGGAGCAAGCTTGGATTGCTCGGAGCAATGAATGGGATCGCTTCCGTCATCGGTCCGAATATAGGCAGCTTCCTCATTGATTTGACCGGCAATTGGCATTGGCTTTTCCTGATCAATGTTCCGATCGGCGTCCTGCTAGTCGTCTTCGGTTGGATTTCCTTGCAGGAAACAAAAACGGCGGTGCTGTCGAAAATCGATTTTCTCGGCATTTCCCTATTATCTTTTTCCATCTTGAGTGTAATGTTTGCCGTGAACAATCTTGGAGAGGGCAACTTGCTCGATAGTCTTCTCGGCTGGGGTACGCTCGGTTTATTGCTGCTTGGCGTTGCCCTTTTCGCTATACTGATCTTTGTTGAAAAACGCAATGAGGCAAAGCATGTCGATCCGATTTTGCCTTATCATTTATTGCGCAAGCCAACGTATACCATGACGATGATTATGGGGGCGCTGTCCGGGTTATTCATTGGCGCGGTCATCTTCATCCCTTCTTATGCAGAACAGATTCTTGGCATCCCTGCGGCGAAATCGGGATATTGGATGACGCCACTTGCTCTTGCGTCAGGCATCGGTGCGGCAGGAGGCGGTTTCTTTGTCGATAAGCAAGGTCCTGTGAAGACGCTCGTCCTCTCAGGCATTATTTCTATCATCGGATTCGGGGGGCTCGGCCTTTTTGTTGATTCAAAGCTGACGTTTATCCTCTTCTCTGTTATTGCGGGAATTGGATTTGGTTTTGTTCTTGGCGCGCCATTGACTGTCCTGACTTCAAACGCAGCAGGCACCCAAAAAGGTTCGGCGATCGGCACGCTGTCCGTCGCGCGTCAAATCGGTCTGACGATCTCCCCTACCATTTTTGCGGCATTCATCCAACAGGGCTTCAGCAAATTAGGCACGCTTATTCCTGAGAAGTTAAAGGCGCATGGGATCGATCCGGCTGCCATGCCGAGCGATGCCATGGAGTCCGTCAATGGCGGCGGGTATGCGAATATCCAGGAGAACATCGACAAAATCCCGGTGCAGGGCGTCCGGGATGCACTGAATGAAGCATACCAAAGCGCTGTCCATTCAGCGTATGAGCCGATTTACTTAACGTCCGCTGGGGCAGCTCTCATAATGATTTTGATTGCTTTGATCTTCAGCAAGAAGTTCGCAAAAGATGCAAATGAGCATCCTGCTGAATAAAGAAAAAAAGGGAATGGGGCTCAGTTCATTGAAGAGCCCTATTCCCTTTTTCTCCATCCCATATTGAACTCTTTCTTAAAAAGAAGTTTAAGATTCTGTGTAGAGGATATACAAAGAATGGCAGCAAAATACATCAAACAAGGAGAGATTCGATTATGGCAAAAGATCAAAACAACCGAGACAACCATGGTAAAATGTCCCTTGAAGAAGCTGGCCGTAAAGGCGGGGAAGAAACAGCTAGAACTCACGGTCATGAATTTTACGAGGAAATCGGCAAAAAAGGCGGCGAAGCACGCGCCCGTCAAAATGATGAGCTTAAGAAAGACAACAATAAATAATGCAGGATCGAAAAACAGACAAAGGGACTCAGCCTTTGTCTGTTTTATCGTTTCGAACGTCTCACCTTACATAAAATAAACCACCGTTAATGACATCTACCTTAATCTTCGTCTCGTATTGCTCCTCAATGGCCTTCTTTTCCATCTCATAGCTTTCAGGACGTTCCTCGATATCCTTGTAAAA harbors:
- a CDS encoding nitroreductase family protein, giving the protein MSENLSKLIRERRSVRKYDPSSKIEKEEILQILEEATKAPSTSNLQPWEFLVFLDPEERKDLRTIAYNQEQIETASAVIAVLGDKEFYKNIEPVYDSMYKAGFIDDATKEVLIGNANRTYPNAPEEARKNMATFDAGLAAMQLMLIAQDRGYGTGTMGGFDKAKFSERFQLADRYFPIVLIAFGKENAPSYQTTRLPIEDKVKFI
- a CDS encoding helix-turn-helix domain-containing protein, producing MERKHNEIDICTESTCQIYRSAIEFIGKRWTGVIIFNLFDGPKRYHELLNAIDGISDRLLTERLKDLEEEGLLVKRIIAEAPKKVEYELTPPGHEFREVFKAILGWAEKKDAYVKSKG
- a CDS encoding GNAT family N-acetyltransferase, which produces MKIEVKLTDKDEAYIIKNLYPLYLYDLSGHHGNLPNQHGIYEDSDDYRTLQDQYEVQNIWWEKPDILFPFLIVADGTPAGFILLATPPHCNKGIDYFINEFFLLQPLRGNNIAEYAANQVFERFKGNWELFTNPSEKNIVGQKFWRKTISNYTKGNYVEERDETFDGYKLIFRFNNMDK
- a CDS encoding CD3324 family protein; protein product: MKYVNAESILPEELLKEVQKYINGEIIYVPVSNGSRKGWGANSGSKNYFKIRNHEIQQQFSDGSTIEQLSDRFFLSHDSIKKIVYSKK
- the yiaA gene encoding inner membrane protein YiaA; this translates as MFEKEKNEVPIIKVERKDGEPTAAFKGASIAALLIGVSSYLIGLFNAGMELNEKGYYFAVLIFGLYASVSFQKAVRDKEEGVPVTNIYYGISWFALIVSIALMAIGLYNAGSIVLSEKGFYAMAFVLSIFAAITVQKNVRDTQKAREAN
- the dapA gene encoding 4-hydroxy-tetrahydrodipicolinate synthase → MNFGRIVTAMVTPFDEQGEIDFPATQNLINYLISNGTDALVVSGTTGESPTLTNKEKAKLFKFTVSVVNGRVPVIAGTGTNNTKESMELTMLAENAGVDGVMLVTPYYNKPCQEGLYQHFKAIAEVTTLPVMLYNIPGRSVVNMSVETVIRLSKIRNIVAIKEASGNLDTMAEIIDRTPKSFALYSGDDGLTLPVLAIGGAGVVSVASHIVGNDMQTMIAHFQRGDMQHAAREHRRLLPIIRALFAAPNPSAVKAALNLKGIPVGGVRLPMIPLNSEQLRSLYQSLTLYEELAFSRN
- a CDS encoding peptidase E, with the translated sequence MERHILTISGGGFSGDTPFIDEYLIKIGQKQGPVKIAFIATASNDAQEYIDKFYKAFKAELPSHLTSKDLDSPTIQATVNELDIVYVGGGNTQYMLDIWRRTGFDDVLINAYQNGVILAGISAGAMCWFETCFSEKEEEYEEFQGLGIVKGSLCPHYNDEERRLAFDAWTGNRKSSNIYTLADNENLHFKNEEVLVKITSPAN
- a CDS encoding zinc-binding alcohol dehydrogenase family protein → MKAIIQKEFGGPDVLLFQNMERPKIAKGECLLKVAYTSVNYADIKSRRGNKGNGQFPFVLGLDAAGTIEEAHPNSIFTKGDRVIAFPKYGSYAEYVIADENLVFKIPVSLSFEQAAAMPTVSFLAYILLHEIGQVEKTDTIVIHSAAGGVGSMLVQLAKLYGTQKIICTVGKLDKAMYVKGLGADVVCTYDLFVEEVLRHTNHQGANLIFDSVAGDVTAKSLECLALYGTLVQFGNSSGVPGAFTTNDVHSSCRSIKGFSLGTTRKHIPAQLASVAGKVIELFASNQVALPIAAIFSLPEATHAHHFMESRNYEGKILLKIE
- a CDS encoding tripartite tricarboxylate transporter permease; translation: MSIFLTALLFAIVGAIVFSLIGLISGTDETAIMVPITLLVILLGAPPEGIFAFFMAAVLSKHLTHAVPTALMGIPGDTTAVPLIDHANTLRRMGMPHIALRKMISGGIIGAFIALPTAVLLGQFLGQFADFFKSSSGLIFTIAAFLIAFFSKGKWASILAIIPFAFFIKGLDTLSFSILDKHLSITFFLGIAIGPMLSDIFIAASPSAKKAIVREKPNEYHLAPETKSWKGYFPNPFKILTGRQTAFTSVTTFISSLTFVFSPVGMTSLMGEIVGSRTKGAYKKSTTSLTVMNGVTESTYIAEAIIPLIAFGIPLSPVALGPASPLFNAPPVFTVDPINNLHTHLTTGDFFLYGLIGITVASLIAYPFSMNYARKASVIVLKFVSQEAIVAMFIGLACLLAYHEAQLVGIVLTFTVAMVGGLLNRILGIGAGVQFMVFYASSWIILQLFGF